The following are from one region of the Bradyrhizobium septentrionale genome:
- a CDS encoding nickel/cobalt transporter, giving the protein MPMTSIVSRVTRGLVVSAVVVAAMALFDGAVHVLLAQNPFGAPRAAEPQGGLVGWLLAKQSEFYREISQTIRAAKSDGSAVWTLLAISFAYGIFHAAGPGHGKAVISSYMVANRETARRGIVLSFASALMQSLVAVLIVGVCAWLLNATAKTMCGAEKGIEIASYALIAAFGARLVWVKGGGFFRALQVPRPALAMAGAHQHDHDHGHHDHDHGHDQHHRHAQNHAHDHDHAHDDHGHHHHDHHHGHDHDHDAQHVHDEHCGHSHGPTPAELAGPGGWRRGLGAILTVGIRPCSGAILVLVFALAQGLFWAGIAATFVMGLGTAITVAAIALVAVSARGLAERLSAARDGGGMVIMRGLEFAAAGLVLLFGLGLLLGYVAAERATCL; this is encoded by the coding sequence ATGCCCATGACGTCGATCGTCTCCCGGGTGACCCGCGGCCTCGTCGTCTCCGCCGTCGTGGTTGCTGCAATGGCGCTGTTCGATGGCGCGGTACATGTGCTGCTGGCGCAAAATCCGTTCGGGGCGCCGCGTGCGGCGGAGCCGCAGGGCGGGCTGGTCGGCTGGCTATTGGCAAAACAGTCGGAATTTTACCGCGAGATCTCGCAGACCATCCGCGCCGCGAAATCCGACGGTTCGGCGGTCTGGACGCTGCTTGCGATCTCCTTTGCCTACGGGATCTTCCATGCGGCCGGCCCTGGTCACGGCAAGGCGGTGATCTCGTCCTACATGGTCGCCAATCGCGAGACTGCGCGACGGGGCATCGTGCTGTCGTTCGCCTCGGCGCTGATGCAGTCGCTGGTCGCCGTTCTCATCGTTGGCGTCTGCGCCTGGCTGCTCAATGCGACGGCGAAGACCATGTGCGGGGCCGAGAAGGGGATCGAGATCGCAAGCTACGCGCTGATCGCGGCGTTCGGCGCCCGGCTGGTCTGGGTCAAGGGCGGCGGCTTCTTCCGCGCGCTGCAGGTGCCGCGCCCGGCGCTGGCGATGGCTGGCGCGCATCAGCACGATCACGACCATGGTCACCATGACCACGACCATGGCCATGATCAACATCATCGGCACGCCCAAAACCATGCCCATGACCATGACCATGCCCATGACGATCACGGCCATCATCACCACGATCACCATCACGGCCACGATCATGATCATGACGCGCAGCATGTCCATGACGAGCATTGCGGCCATTCGCACGGGCCGACGCCGGCCGAGCTCGCCGGTCCCGGCGGCTGGCGGCGCGGCCTCGGCGCGATCCTCACGGTCGGGATCCGGCCCTGCTCGGGCGCGATCCTGGTGCTGGTGTTCGCGCTGGCGCAGGGCCTGTTCTGGGCCGGCATCGCCGCGACCTTCGTGATGGGACTCGGTACCGCCATCACGGTGGCCGCGATCGCGCTGGTCGCGGTGTCGGCGCGCGGCCTGGCCGAGCGGCTGAGCGCGGCGCGCGACGGCGGCGGCATGGTCATCATGCGCGGCCTGGAGTTCGCCGCCGCCGGCCTGGTGCTGCTGTTCGGCCTCGGGCTGCTGCTCGGCTATGTCGCGGCCGAACGGGCGACGTGCCTTTGA
- a CDS encoding MAPEG family protein produces MTIAEWCVFGTLMLSLLTIVSVKWAGIRGFDNSKPRDPDFYDDPIRARALGAHQNGIEAFPFFAFAVLLAEFRVGPLRLIDELAVLFLIVRIAYVFTYIGNRPTLRSILWSIGFAINIAIFFLPAIRGYLTS; encoded by the coding sequence ATGACGATCGCCGAATGGTGCGTCTTCGGGACGCTGATGCTTTCGCTCCTGACGATCGTATCGGTGAAATGGGCCGGCATCCGCGGGTTCGACAATTCGAAGCCGCGCGATCCCGACTTCTACGACGACCCGATCCGCGCGCGGGCGCTCGGCGCCCACCAGAACGGCATCGAGGCCTTCCCGTTCTTTGCATTCGCCGTGCTGCTCGCCGAATTCCGCGTCGGCCCGCTGCGGCTGATCGACGAGCTCGCGGTGCTGTTCCTGATCGTGCGGATCGCTTACGTCTTCACCTATATCGGCAACCGCCCGACCTTGCGCTCGATCCTCTGGAGCATCGGCTTTGCGATCAACATCGCGATCTTCTTCCTGCCGGCGATAAGGGGATACCTGACGAGCTGA
- a CDS encoding DUF1007 family protein gives MRPAFSRLIAWLVLAASVVLGTAAAEAHPHVWITARSELIYAPDGTITGVRHAWTFDDMFSTYALQGIETKVKGAYSREELAPLAQTNVESLKEYAYFTFAKGDGKKQKFTEPVDYYLEYKDSALTLHFTLPVKTPFKARQLSLEVFDPTYFIDFQYAEKEPIKLVGAAADCKLAFQRPNDGTAAAAKLGEQNFLDGNAGNFAMMFANKITVECP, from the coding sequence GTGCGGCCCGCCTTCAGCCGCCTGATCGCCTGGCTGGTGCTTGCGGCCTCCGTCGTGCTCGGCACGGCGGCCGCCGAGGCCCATCCGCATGTCTGGATCACCGCCCGGAGCGAGCTGATCTACGCGCCTGACGGCACCATCACCGGGGTCCGCCACGCCTGGACCTTCGACGATATGTTCTCGACCTACGCGCTGCAGGGCATCGAGACCAAGGTGAAGGGCGCCTACAGCCGCGAGGAACTGGCGCCGCTGGCGCAGACCAACGTCGAATCGCTGAAGGAATACGCCTACTTCACCTTCGCCAAGGGCGACGGCAAGAAGCAGAAGTTCACCGAGCCGGTCGACTACTACCTCGAATACAAGGATTCGGCGCTGACGCTGCACTTCACTCTGCCGGTGAAGACGCCGTTCAAGGCCAGGCAGCTCTCGCTCGAAGTGTTCGACCCGACCTACTTCATCGACTTCCAGTATGCCGAGAAGGAGCCGATCAAGCTGGTCGGCGCCGCGGCCGACTGCAAGCTGGCGTTCCAGCGGCCGAACGACGGCACCGCCGCCGCGGCAAAGCTCGGCGAGCAGAACTTCCTCGACGGCAATGCCGGCAACTTCGCCATGATGTTCGCCAACAAGATCACGGTGGAATGCCCATGA
- a CDS encoding M3 family metallopeptidase has translation MSETSAEAEVQSLANPLLKAWQTPLETPPFAEIKPEHFLPAFEQAFADHSAEVAAITHDPALPDFDNTITALERSGKLLSKVSAVFYDLVSAHSSPAILEIDKEVSPRMARHWNPIMMNAVLFGRIAMLHEKRASLGLTGEQMRLLERTYTRFHRSGAGLDDAAKARMAEINERLAHLGTSFSHHLLGDEQEWSMELGEDDRAGLSDTFVAAAKAAAELRGMGGKAIVTLSRSSVEPFLQSSESRDLREKVYKAFTARGDNGNANDNNATIVEILALREETAKILGFPTYAAYRLEDSMAKTPEAVRGLLERVWKPARARALADRDALQALITEEGGNFTLASWDWRYYAEKLRQRRANFDDSAIKPYLVLDHMIEAAFDCATRLFGVTFEERKDVPVWHPDVRVWEVKGRDGKHKALFYGDYFARPSKRSGAWMTSLRDQQKLDGAVAPLVINVCNFAKGADGAPSLLSPDDARTLFHEFGHGLHGMLSDVTYPSLSGTSVFTDFVELPSQLYEHWQERPEVLQRFARHYQTGEALPDDLLKRFLAARKFNQGFATVEFVSSALVDLEFHTQPAAASRDIRAFEQKELEKIGMPAEISLRHRPTQFGHIFSGDHYASGYYSYMWSEVMDADAFGAFEEAGDIFDPATAKRLHDDIYSSGGSRDPEEAYVAFRGREPEPDALLRRRGLLETPEAA, from the coding sequence ATGTCAGAAACCAGCGCAGAGGCCGAAGTCCAGAGTTTGGCCAACCCCCTCCTGAAGGCATGGCAGACGCCGCTCGAGACGCCGCCCTTTGCCGAGATCAAGCCGGAGCATTTCCTCCCTGCCTTCGAGCAGGCCTTCGCCGACCATTCGGCTGAAGTGGCTGCGATCACCCATGATCCGGCGTTGCCCGACTTCGACAACACCATCACGGCGCTGGAGCGCTCCGGCAAGCTGCTGTCGAAGGTCTCCGCGGTGTTCTACGACCTGGTCTCGGCCCATTCGAGCCCCGCGATCCTGGAGATCGACAAGGAGGTGTCGCCCCGGATGGCGCGGCACTGGAATCCGATCATGATGAACGCTGTGCTGTTTGGCCGCATCGCCATGCTGCACGAGAAGCGCGCCTCGCTCGGCCTGACCGGCGAGCAGATGCGGCTGCTGGAGCGCACCTATACCCGCTTCCACCGCTCCGGCGCCGGGCTCGACGACGCGGCCAAGGCCCGCATGGCCGAGATCAATGAGCGGCTCGCTCATCTCGGCACCTCGTTCAGCCACCATCTGCTCGGCGACGAGCAGGAGTGGTCCATGGAGCTTGGCGAGGACGACCGCGCCGGCCTCTCCGATACATTCGTGGCGGCCGCCAAGGCCGCGGCGGAACTGCGCGGCATGGGTGGCAAGGCGATCGTGACGCTGTCGCGCTCCTCGGTCGAGCCGTTCCTGCAGAGCTCTGAAAGCCGCGACCTGCGCGAGAAGGTCTACAAGGCCTTCACAGCACGCGGCGACAATGGCAACGCCAATGACAACAACGCGACCATCGTCGAGATCCTCGCGCTGCGCGAGGAGACCGCGAAGATCCTGGGCTTCCCGACCTACGCCGCCTATCGCCTCGAGGATTCCATGGCCAAGACGCCGGAGGCGGTGCGCGGCCTCTTGGAGCGGGTCTGGAAGCCGGCGCGGGCGCGGGCGCTTGCCGACCGCGACGCGCTGCAGGCGCTGATCACTGAAGAGGGCGGCAATTTCACTTTGGCGTCCTGGGACTGGCGTTATTACGCCGAGAAGCTGCGCCAGCGCCGCGCCAATTTCGACGATTCCGCGATCAAGCCCTATCTGGTGCTCGACCACATGATCGAGGCCGCCTTCGACTGCGCCACCCGCCTGTTCGGCGTCACCTTCGAGGAGCGCAAGGACGTGCCGGTCTGGCATCCGGACGTCCGGGTCTGGGAGGTCAAGGGCCGCGACGGCAAGCACAAGGCGCTGTTCTACGGCGACTACTTCGCGCGGCCCTCGAAGCGCTCCGGCGCCTGGATGACCTCGCTGCGCGACCAGCAGAAGCTCGACGGCGCCGTCGCGCCGCTGGTCATCAATGTCTGCAACTTCGCCAAGGGCGCCGACGGCGCGCCGTCGCTGCTGTCGCCCGACGATGCGCGGACCCTGTTCCACGAGTTCGGCCACGGCCTGCACGGCATGCTCTCCGACGTGACCTATCCGTCGCTGTCGGGCACCAGCGTGTTCACGGACTTCGTCGAGCTGCCCTCGCAGCTCTACGAGCACTGGCAGGAGCGGCCCGAGGTGCTGCAGCGTTTCGCCCGCCACTACCAGACCGGGGAGGCGCTGCCGGACGACCTGCTCAAGCGCTTCCTCGCCGCGCGCAAGTTCAACCAGGGCTTTGCCACCGTGGAGTTCGTCTCCTCGGCGCTGGTCGACCTCGAATTCCACACCCAGCCGGCGGCGGCGAGCCGCGATATCAGGGCCTTCGAGCAGAAGGAACTGGAAAAGATCGGCATGCCCGCGGAAATCTCGCTGCGGCACCGGCCGACCCAGTTCGGCCACATCTTCTCCGGCGACCACTATGCCTCCGGCTATTACAGCTACATGTGGTCGGAGGTGATGGACGCCGACGCTTTCGGCGCCTTCGAGGAGGCCGGCGACATCTTCGATCCGGCAACCGCCAAGCGGCTGCATGACGACATCTATTCGTCGGGCGGTTCGCGCGATCCGGAGGAGGCCTATGTCGCCTTCCGCGGCCGCGAGCCCGAGCCGGACGCGCTGCTGCGCCGTCGCGGCCTGCTTGAAACGCCCGAGGCGGCCTGA
- a CDS encoding type III PLP-dependent enzyme encodes MTERIQEFLRHRRSEGLDTEPCLVVDLDVVRDNYQTFAKVLPDSRVFYAVKANPAPEVLSLLASLGSCFDTATVAEIEMALAAGATPDRISYGNTIKKERDIARAFALGIRLFAVDCAAEVEKISRAAPGAKVFCRILYDCAGAEWPLSRKFGCDPEMAVDVLDLAKRLGLEPCGISFHVGSQQRKVKAWDRALAMASTVFRDCAERGINLTMVNMGGGFPTKYLKDVPPVLQYGRSIFRALRKHFGNQIPETIIEPGRGMVGNAGIIETEVVLISKKSDEDEVRWVYLDIGKFGGLAETMDESIRYAIRTPHDGADMTPCVLAGPTCDSADVLYEKLPYPLPVTLEIGDKLLIEGTGAYTSTYSSVAFNGIPPLKTYHI; translated from the coding sequence ATGACCGAACGTATCCAGGAATTCCTGCGTCACCGCCGCAGCGAAGGTCTCGACACCGAGCCGTGCCTCGTCGTCGACCTCGACGTCGTGCGCGACAATTACCAGACCTTCGCGAAGGTGCTGCCGGACAGCCGCGTGTTCTATGCCGTCAAGGCCAACCCGGCGCCCGAAGTGCTGTCGCTGCTCGCCTCGCTCGGCTCCTGCTTCGACACCGCGACCGTCGCGGAGATCGAAATGGCGCTGGCCGCCGGTGCGACGCCGGACCGCATCTCCTATGGCAACACGATCAAGAAGGAGCGCGACATCGCGCGTGCCTTCGCGCTCGGAATTCGCCTGTTCGCGGTCGACTGCGCCGCCGAGGTCGAGAAGATCTCCCGCGCCGCTCCCGGCGCCAAGGTGTTCTGCCGCATCCTCTATGACTGCGCCGGCGCCGAGTGGCCGCTGTCGCGCAAGTTCGGCTGCGACCCGGAGATGGCGGTCGATGTGCTCGACCTTGCCAAGCGCCTGGGGCTGGAGCCATGCGGCATCTCGTTCCATGTCGGCTCGCAGCAGCGCAAGGTGAAGGCGTGGGACCGCGCGCTCGCGATGGCCTCGACCGTGTTCCGTGACTGCGCCGAGCGCGGGATCAACCTCACCATGGTCAACATGGGCGGTGGTTTCCCGACCAAGTATCTCAAGGACGTTCCGCCGGTCCTGCAGTATGGCCGGTCGATCTTCCGCGCGCTGCGCAAGCATTTCGGCAACCAGATCCCGGAGACGATCATCGAGCCGGGCCGCGGCATGGTCGGCAATGCGGGCATCATCGAGACCGAAGTCGTTCTGATCTCGAAGAAGAGCGACGAGGACGAGGTGCGCTGGGTCTATCTCGACATCGGCAAGTTCGGCGGTCTCGCCGAGACGATGGACGAGTCGATCCGCTACGCCATCCGCACCCCGCATGACGGCGCTGACATGACGCCGTGCGTGCTCGCGGGCCCGACCTGCGATAGCGCCGACGTGCTGTACGAGAAGCTGCCGTATCCGCTCCCGGTGACGCTCGAGATCGGCGACAAGCTGCTGATCGAAGGCACCGGCGCCTATAC